A section of the Rossellomorea marisflavi genome encodes:
- a CDS encoding PTS fructose transporter subunit IIB has translation MKIVGVAACTVGIAHTYIAQEKLENAGKKAGHEIQIETQGTIGVENALTQNQVDEADIVILASDVKIAGRERFEGKRIIQVTTEIAVKSPNKLIQKAAEVVSQQN, from the coding sequence ATGAAAATCGTAGGAGTAGCAGCATGCACAGTCGGAATCGCACACACATACATCGCACAGGAAAAGCTGGAGAACGCAGGGAAGAAAGCCGGTCATGAGATCCAGATCGAAACGCAGGGAACCATCGGGGTTGAAAATGCCCTGACTCAAAACCAGGTCGATGAAGCGGATATCGTCATCTTGGCTTCTGATGTAAAAATTGCTGGACGCGAGCGCTTTGAAGGGAAACGCATCATCCAGGTGACGACGGAAATCGCCGTGAAGTCACCCAATAAACTCATCCAAAAAGCGGCAGAGGTTGTCAGCCAGCAGAACTAA
- a CDS encoding PTS sugar transporter subunit IIA produces the protein MATNSLYQVHFRSELASRESVYSFCADHASTDSSTRQHLLQAFHDREKVGSTQIAEHVVMPHIESSQLDKSQIIVIRPAEPIQWEAGIEKIQLVIVLLLKQNESATIKRELIRFTRTLADEDHLNEILETEEEVAFTNKIIPNREESQ, from the coding sequence GTGGCCACTAACTCACTCTATCAGGTTCATTTCCGGTCTGAGCTGGCATCACGGGAATCAGTCTACTCCTTTTGTGCCGATCACGCATCGACCGATTCGTCGACCCGGCAGCATCTTCTCCAGGCCTTCCATGACCGGGAGAAGGTGGGCAGTACCCAGATTGCAGAGCATGTCGTCATGCCCCATATCGAGAGTAGCCAACTGGACAAGAGTCAAATCATCGTCATACGTCCGGCTGAACCGATTCAATGGGAAGCAGGAATCGAAAAAATCCAGTTAGTGATCGTGCTTTTATTGAAACAAAATGAAAGCGCTACGATAAAAAGAGAGCTCATCCGCTTCACACGCACCCTGGCAGATGAAGACCATCTTAACGAAATTCTTGAGACAGAAGAAGAAGTAGCATTCACCAACAAAATCATACCAAATAGGGAGGAATCACAATGA
- a CDS encoding PTS fructose transporter subunit IIC, producing the protein MSKLKQLNLKGHLLTAISYLIPIVCGAGFLIAIGMGFGGTAQGSLVQGEFSIWDALATMGGAGLGLLPVVIATGISYSIAGKPGIAPGFIIGLTANAISAGFIGGILGGFLSGFLAVALIKYINVPKWAKGLMPTLIVPFFTSIIGGLIMVYVIGIPIAALTSLLTTALNSLGTSSLLVFGGVVGLLSGVDFGGPINKTVFAFVLTMQAEGINGPITALQLVNTATPIGFGLSFFIAKLFGKNIYTRSEVETLKSAVPMGVINIVEGVIPIVMNDIVRCVTAVAIGGAAGGAVTMVLGADATVPFGGVLMLPTMSQPWTGAVAILVNVLVTGVALALLKKNVKEGEQIEVEEEDIDLDDIKII; encoded by the coding sequence ATGAGTAAACTAAAACAATTAAATCTGAAGGGTCACCTGTTGACGGCGATTTCCTATCTGATTCCGATCGTGTGTGGAGCGGGCTTCCTGATTGCGATCGGTATGGGATTCGGAGGCACGGCACAAGGGTCCCTCGTACAAGGTGAATTCTCTATATGGGATGCGCTTGCGACCATGGGTGGCGCAGGGCTGGGGCTTCTGCCCGTCGTCATTGCCACGGGGATCTCGTATTCAATTGCCGGTAAGCCGGGGATTGCGCCGGGTTTCATCATCGGGTTGACGGCTAATGCCATCAGCGCAGGCTTTATCGGAGGAATTCTTGGAGGATTCTTATCCGGATTTTTAGCAGTAGCACTGATCAAATATATTAATGTTCCGAAGTGGGCGAAAGGGCTCATGCCTACGCTGATCGTTCCGTTCTTCACATCCATCATTGGCGGACTGATCATGGTGTATGTGATCGGAATTCCGATTGCTGCGCTCACGTCACTCCTCACCACCGCCCTCAACAGTCTCGGCACTTCTTCATTATTGGTATTCGGGGGTGTGGTTGGACTCTTGAGCGGCGTTGATTTCGGCGGACCGATCAATAAGACCGTATTTGCCTTTGTCCTGACGATGCAGGCAGAGGGAATCAACGGACCGATCACAGCGCTTCAGCTTGTCAATACGGCTACACCGATCGGATTCGGACTTTCCTTCTTCATTGCGAAATTGTTCGGCAAGAACATCTACACCCGTTCAGAAGTGGAAACGTTGAAATCGGCTGTGCCCATGGGCGTCATCAACATTGTCGAAGGTGTCATTCCGATTGTGATGAACGACATCGTCCGCTGTGTGACGGCAGTCGCCATCGGGGGTGCTGCCGGAGGAGCGGTTACCATGGTTCTCGGGGCCGATGCAACGGTACCGTTCGGCGGTGTACTCATGCTTCCGACCATGTCCCAGCCTTGGACAGGAGCGGTAGCCATTCTCGTCAACGTATTGGTAACGGGCGTTGCCCTGGCACTGCTTAAGAAGAATGTAAAAGAAGGTGAACAGATCGAAGTGGAGGAAGAAGACATCGATCTCGACGATATTAAAATCATTTGA
- the alsE gene encoding D-allulose 6-phosphate 3-epimerase yields MKKVEFSPSLMTMDLDQFKEQITFLNDHVGSYHIDIMDGHYVPNITLSPWFIQEVRKISNLPLSAHLMVTNPSFWVQQLVDLKCEWICMHAEVLDGLAFRLIDQIQNAGLKAGVVLNPETPIDTIFPYIDLVDKITIMTVDPGFAGQRFIDSTLDKIVALRELREEKGYRYVIEMDGSSSRKTFKKIDAAGPDVYIVGRSGLFGLSEDIETSWKTMCQDYEDMTQKVLS; encoded by the coding sequence ATGAAAAAAGTAGAATTTTCCCCATCGCTCATGACGATGGACCTGGATCAATTTAAAGAGCAGATCACATTCCTCAATGACCATGTGGGCTCGTATCACATCGACATCATGGACGGGCACTATGTTCCCAATATCACGTTATCTCCGTGGTTCATCCAGGAGGTGCGCAAGATCAGCAACCTTCCATTGTCAGCGCATCTCATGGTGACCAATCCAAGTTTTTGGGTGCAGCAGCTGGTCGATCTGAAATGCGAGTGGATTTGCATGCACGCAGAAGTCCTCGATGGCCTAGCCTTCCGCTTGATTGATCAGATCCAGAATGCGGGACTGAAAGCAGGCGTTGTCCTGAATCCGGAGACGCCGATCGACACGATCTTCCCTTATATCGATCTCGTGGATAAGATCACCATCATGACCGTCGACCCCGGTTTCGCGGGTCAGCGTTTCATCGACAGCACCCTCGATAAGATCGTGGCATTAAGGGAGCTGAGGGAAGAGAAGGGTTATCGCTATGTGATCGAAATGGATGGCTCTTCAAGCAGGAAGACCTTCAAGAAGATCGATGCGGCCGGGCCGGATGTTTACATTGTCGGCCGGAGCGGATTATTCGGACTGAGCGAAGATATCGAAACATCATGGAAAACGATGTGCCAGGATTATGAAGATATGACGCAGAAGGTCCTATCATAA
- a CDS encoding fructose PTS transporter subunit IIA, with product MMEVKDIVDLNTIHTNIRATNKEEAIQELAETLLVNGYITDMEDFLKDIYAREAMGQTGIGNYIAIPHGKSDSVKKIGVAIGITQDEIEWETLDGKGVKGIILFAVGNDNDGAQTHLKLLSLFARKLGNDEVIEKMLQSENAEDVREALCS from the coding sequence ATGATGGAAGTAAAGGACATTGTTGACTTGAATACGATTCATACGAACATCCGGGCCACGAATAAGGAAGAGGCCATTCAAGAACTGGCCGAAACGTTGTTGGTGAACGGATACATCACTGATATGGAAGATTTTCTTAAGGATATCTATGCAAGGGAAGCGATGGGCCAGACAGGCATCGGGAATTATATCGCGATTCCTCATGGGAAGAGTGACTCGGTCAAGAAGATCGGGGTGGCGATCGGGATCACCCAAGATGAAATCGAGTGGGAGACCCTCGACGGGAAGGGCGTCAAAGGCATCATTCTCTTCGCGGTCGGCAATGACAACGACGGGGCGCAAACTCACCTGAAACTGTTATCGCTGTTTGCGAGGAAACTGGGGAATGACGAGGTCATCGAAAAGATGCTGCAGTCTGAAAATGCAGAGGATGTAAGAGAGGCACTGTGCAGCTAG